GGACCATTTCGAGGTGGTCTCTGTAAAGCCTGAGCTGATCCAGACAGACATCGAATAGAATGCTCACACTGGGCATAGAAACATCCTGCGATGAGACTGCCGCAGCAGTGCTTGAAGGAAACCGAAAAGTCAGATCCAACATAGTCTCGTCACAGCTGGTTCACTCCAAGTTTGGTGGAGTCGTTCCCGAATTGGCGAGCCGTGACCACATCAGGCTCATAGTTCCGGTGGTCAAAGAAGCTCTTGATGTCGCTTCAGTCCGTCTAGAGAACATTGACGGCATCGCGGTCACCTGTGGGCCAGGGCTCGTCGGCTCAATACTTGTGGGGTTGTGTTTTGCCAAAGGTCTATCGTACGGCCTCAAGATCCCATACATTGGAATCAACCATCTAGAAGGGCACGTCTTCTCCACAATTCTAGCTACTCCAGAAATTGAACCTCCATTCATAAGCATGATCGTTTCAGGAGGCCATACAGACATAGTTTATGTCAGACAGTTCGGCGACTATGAAACTGTCGGCTCGACACTTGATGATGCAGCAGGCGAGGCGTTTGACAAAGTGGCAAAGCTCTACGGATTATCTTACCCCGGTGGACCAGATATTGAAAAGAAATCTCAGAAGGGTCGGGCAGACTTTGTGAGGTTTCCAAGAGCTAGTGTTCCAGGATATAACTTCAGCTTCAGTGGGCTGAAGACCGCTGTACTCTATTATCTCAGGGAGAAGGGTGAAGAGATCAAGAAAGAACACCTCGAAGATTTGGCCAGCTCCTTCCAAGATGCGGTCATCGATTCCTTAGCGGAAAAAGGCATCAAGGCTGCAAAGGACTATGCCGTCAGTATCATAGCCGTCTCAGGTGGCGTCGCATCCAATGCTGCGTTCAAAGAAAGAATGTGCTCCGAGGCAGAAGAGATCGGTATTCGTGCACTCTTTCCTTCGCAGGAGCTTTGTACCGACAATGCTGCGATGATAGCGGCGGCGGGCCATCAAAGACTGAAGAAGGGCGAGTCCTCACCAATGGACCTCAGACCCTTCCCCAGAATGCACCTGTAACCTACCCCTTGGAACCACAAGATTACACGAGATTAACACAGATTCAAACCGCATCCCTATGGCTTGACCCGAACCATAGCAAAATCTTGTGATAATCTGTGATTGCAGAGGTTTGAGCCCAACACCCAACCACTGAAACCACAAGATTACACGAGATTAACACAGAAGAGCATTTCACTCATGGCAAAACCAGAAGATGAGAAATCTTGTGATAATCTGCGTTAATCTGTGGTTACAGGGGGCTGGTTCTAACCGTGCCCGTCGATTTAACGCATGAGGTTAGCTTGCTGCGTTGAGGAGTCTTCTGTAGTTCGAGAATCTACGTAGACACTCGAGAGCCCTCTCCCTTGGTCTCACTTCGAAAATCATGAAGGGATTGAGGTCTGCCAATATCGCAAGGTAATGCTCCAGATCCAGAGTACCATTGCCTATTATGTTATGTTCATCCCACTTGCCATTGTTGTCGTGGATGTGAACATTCTTTATCTTCTTTCCGTAGTCCAGGAAAAACTCTTCCTCCCATTCACGGACCTTGGTCTTGTACTGGTGGGAGTGGCCAATGTCCCACGTGAGGAAGAGACTATCATCGCGTAGCAATTCAACCAGAACTTCTCTCACAATTCTCTCATTGGTTATCTCCGTATTCTCAAGACAAATACTTGTCTTCCCCCTGGCGTAGTCGCCAAGTTCACTAAGAGAGAACCTCATCGCCTCCTTGTATAGTTCAGGATATACCCTGTGTAAAGGCACCATCTTACCCTCCACACTAATGGACGAACTCATGCCCAGATGGATCGTCACACAGGAAGCAGAGAGATCCCTAGCAAGATCGACGATTTCCTTCAGCCTTTCCACCACAGCAAAGCGGACCCCTTCATGAACATTCATCAAGTCTAAGCCCTCCGGCGCGTGCAAAAGCATCGATACCCCTAGCTTTTTCGCAATCTTTCGCAATCGACGCCTATCCTCATCCATATAGTTCTCAGGCAAGAAATTAATGCCGTTCATGTTCAGTTCAACCGCCCCGAAGCCATTCTCCTTCGCATACTTGAGCGCTTCTTCAATGTCCTCGGTATCGAACAGAGCCTGGTAGCCCAGCTTCTTTCTCATCCTTTCGTACCTGTCTTCCATCTTATTTCACTCCATATGTCAATGAGTTAAAAGACTCTTCACTGCCCCCAGCACACTGTCCACGCTTACCCTCTCCATGCAGTCGTAGTAAACACACTTTTCGCCGGTGCACTTCTTGCAGGCCACCACATCTGGCATCAAGACCGCGTTCCCATTTCCCAGAGGACCCCACCGGCCGGGACTGCATCCTACTATGGGACAGAAAATGGCAACAACTGGTGTGCCAACAGCCGTAGCCAGATGCATCGGACCTGTACTATTTGTCACCAGCAATCTAGCATTTTGCAGAACAGCAGCCAACTCCCTGATTCCGAATCCTCCGATGACAGTAACAGGAGTAGAGGACATCAAGGATGTCATCTCGGAAACGAGCTCTTCTTCTCCCGGTCCGCCGGTCACGAGCACCTTCATGCCCATTCGAGATAAGACGGCGTCAGCCAAAGTTGAAAAATAACTGACCGGCCAGTTCCTGGCAGAGCCACCACTTCCAGGATGTATAACAGTAAATCTTCTAGAATTCAAGCCCAAGTTTTCCAGATTCTCACTCGCCCCGTTCTTTTCCTCGTCGTCTATGAAAATCTCTGGAAGCCAGCTTTCACCTGTTCCGCAGAGGCCTTTCACCATTGCCAGGTTGCACTCGACTTCGTGCAGTGCGGAAACTGATCTTCTCATCGATATCCTCTCATTGAATAAGACCGAGTAAACCCTGGAGGCAGTCCCTATTCTTCTTGGAATGTGTGCACGTGCGAGAACCCACGCAAGCCGAAACGTGGGGTGCAGGAGTATGGCCACGTCGTATTCGCCTCTTTTCAGCCGGCCTATAAGGTCGCGATCGCTCTCGTTTGAAGCGTATTCAAAGACATCATCCACATAGGGACTCTTTTCAACAATAGGCTTGGCATACTGTGTGAGCATCATTGTTACGTGGTTATCCCTGGAGGCTTTCTTCAGCGCTCTCGGAACGGGCGTGGAGAGGAGCACATCCCCCATCCTGTCAGTCCTTACAACCAGAATCCTCATGATATTCTTCCTTGCTCTTTCAGAAGCCTGCAGGATTCTTCAAAGACAGCTTCCGGTAGTATTCTTTTCATACATGTTTGATCAGCACAGGTAAGTTTGTTGCAACCTAGACAGTCGCCCTCATAGGTTATTGCAGAGTGAATAGACTCAGTTGGATTTGCGTTTGTGGCATTAGTGGGACCGAACAGGCCAATACTAGGAATTCCGGCTGCTACTGCCAGATATCTCGGTCCTGAATCATTAGATATGAAAAGGTGGAGCTTTGATACGAGGCCAGCAAAACGTGACAGAGAAAACCCTTGAACCTCAACAGGCTCAGCTGACATCAAGGAGATTATTCTCTTGATTGAGTCTCTCTCCTGCGGTCCGCCCATCACAAGGATCGATGCGTTAAGCTTGGAACTCAACATGTCCCCAAGATGAGAAAAGTGTGCCTCAGGCCATCTCTTTGATGACCATCCACCCCCAGGAAAGAGACCTATAAGCAGGCGGTTTTCGCCTAGGCCGCGCCCGGCCAGCCATTCACCTGCGAATGCCTTATCCGACTCGTCAGCAGGAAGATAGATGTCTTTCTTCTCAATAGGGACTCCCAGCATCCTCAGACTGTCGAGATTGAAATCAACAACATACTGCGGATTGCGAGCCACGACCCTCCGATTATAGAAGAATTTCCTTATCCTGTATGTGTACCCTACCCTCTCCCTTGCACCACTCGCCACACATAGTATGGCCGTTCTGAGATTTCCCAGCAGGTCCAATGCAAGATCAAACCTTCTTGCCCGGATGGAAGCAAGAAATGCTAGTTCTTTCTTCAAACGGCCTATGCCCCAGAAGCGCCCCACACTTTCCTTATCAAACTCTATCAGTTCGTCAATGTAGGGATTTGCCTTCAGCACATCCGCGAACCTCTTCTGAACCAGAAACGCAATTCTGCTCTTCGGGAATGCATTTCTCAGGTTGAGTAAGACAGGAGTGGC
The genomic region above belongs to candidate division TA06 bacterium and contains:
- a CDS encoding glycosyltransferase family 9 protein, whose translation is MRILVVRTDRMGDVLLSTPVPRALKKASRDNHVTMMLTQYAKPIVEKSPYVDDVFEYASNESDRDLIGRLKRGEYDVAILLHPTFRLAWVLARAHIPRRIGTASRVYSVLFNERISMRRSVSALHEVECNLAMVKGLCGTGESWLPEIFIDDEEKNGASENLENLGLNSRRFTVIHPGSGGSARNWPVSYFSTLADAVLSRMGMKVLVTGGPGEEELVSEMTSLMSSTPVTVIGGFGIRELAAVLQNARLLVTNSTGPMHLATAVGTPVVAIFCPIVGCSPGRWGPLGNGNAVLMPDVVACKKCTGEKCVYYDCMERVSVDSVLGAVKSLLTH
- a CDS encoding sugar phosphate isomerase/epimerase; this translates as MEDRYERMRKKLGYQALFDTEDIEEALKYAKENGFGAVELNMNGINFLPENYMDEDRRRLRKIAKKLGVSMLLHAPEGLDLMNVHEGVRFAVVERLKEIVDLARDLSASCVTIHLGMSSSISVEGKMVPLHRVYPELYKEAMRFSLSELGDYARGKTSICLENTEITNERIVREVLVELLRDDSLFLTWDIGHSHQYKTKVREWEEEFFLDYGKKIKNVHIHDNNGKWDEHNIIGNGTLDLEHYLAILADLNPFMIFEVRPRERALECLRRFSNYRRLLNAAS
- the tsaD gene encoding tRNA (adenosine(37)-N6)-threonylcarbamoyltransferase complex transferase subunit TsaD, encoding MLTLGIETSCDETAAAVLEGNRKVRSNIVSSQLVHSKFGGVVPELASRDHIRLIVPVVKEALDVASVRLENIDGIAVTCGPGLVGSILVGLCFAKGLSYGLKIPYIGINHLEGHVFSTILATPEIEPPFISMIVSGGHTDIVYVRQFGDYETVGSTLDDAAGEAFDKVAKLYGLSYPGGPDIEKKSQKGRADFVRFPRASVPGYNFSFSGLKTAVLYYLREKGEEIKKEHLEDLASSFQDAVIDSLAEKGIKAAKDYAVSIIAVSGGVASNAAFKERMCSEAEEIGIRALFPSQELCTDNAAMIAAAGHQRLKKGESSPMDLRPFPRMHL
- a CDS encoding glycosyltransferase family 9 protein; amino-acid sequence: MNRQPGRVENILVIRPGAMGDILVATPVLLNLRNAFPKSRIAFLVQKRFADVLKANPYIDELIEFDKESVGRFWGIGRLKKELAFLASIRARRFDLALDLLGNLRTAILCVASGARERVGYTYRIRKFFYNRRVVARNPQYVVDFNLDSLRMLGVPIEKKDIYLPADESDKAFAGEWLAGRGLGENRLLIGLFPGGGWSSKRWPEAHFSHLGDMLSSKLNASILVMGGPQERDSIKRIISLMSAEPVEVQGFSLSRFAGLVSKLHLFISNDSGPRYLAVAAGIPSIGLFGPTNATNANPTESIHSAITYEGDCLGCNKLTCADQTCMKRILPEAVFEESCRLLKEQGRIS